In one Musa acuminata AAA Group cultivar baxijiao chromosome BXJ2-5, Cavendish_Baxijiao_AAA, whole genome shotgun sequence genomic region, the following are encoded:
- the LOC103985374 gene encoding uncharacterized protein LOC103985374 isoform X2 has translation MFFLVMWPLMTGRISRLCVLLPPAGDDASVCCCHCTIYSCVLRLASSHHPTSSFRSCEERRRMGNCQAPEAVVIQHPGGREEQLYWPMSAADVMKSNPGYHVALVTLCVSEERGDGGGGVVRLTRVRLLKPKDVLLLGQVYRLVTSQEVTMALRARKQEKLNKCQQHRTNDQVAKQETDRQRSGTQMAARTRQWRPSLQSIAEAAS, from the exons ATGTTCTTCTTGGTAATGTGGCCCCTCATGACAGGAAGAATCTCGCGCCTGTGTGTGCTGCTGCCACCTGCAGGAGATGATGCCTCTGTGTGCTGCTGCCACTGCACTATATATTCCTGTGTTTTGAGACTCGCCTCTTCTCATCATCCCACTTCCTCTTTTCGTTCCtgtgaagagaggagaaggatgggGAACTGCCAAGCACCGGAGGCGGTGGTGATTCAGCACCCGGGTGGGAGGGAGGAGCAGCTTTACTGGCCGATGAGCGCTGCGGACGTGATGAAGAGCAACCCGGGCTACCACGTGGCCCTCGTCACGCTCTGCGTCTCCGAGGAGCGGggggacggcggcggcggcgtcgtcCGGTTGACGCGCGTGAGGCTGCTTAAGCCCAAGGACGTGCTCTTGCTCGGCCAAGTGTATCGGCTGGTCACCTCCCAAG AGGTCACCATGGCTCTGAGggcgaggaagcaggagaagcttAACAAGTGCCAGCAGCACAGAACAAACGATCAG GTGGCGAAGCAGGAGACGGATCGGCAACGGAGCGGCACGCAGATGGCAGCGAGGACCCGACAGTGGCGTCCTTCTCTGCAGAGCATCGCAGAAGCTGCGAGCTGA
- the LOC103985374 gene encoding uncharacterized protein LOC103985374 isoform X1, producing the protein MFFLVMWPLMTGRISRLCVLLPPAGDDASVCCCHCTIYSCVLRLASSHHPTSSFRSCEERRRMGNCQAPEAVVIQHPGGREEQLYWPMSAADVMKSNPGYHVALVTLCVSEERGDGGGGVVRLTRVRLLKPKDVLLLGQVYRLVTSQGSNPLLVIPARLLSLLIWPDSERPLILSRTEVTMALRARKQEKLNKCQQHRTNDQVAKQETDRQRSGTQMAARTRQWRPSLQSIAEAAS; encoded by the exons ATGTTCTTCTTGGTAATGTGGCCCCTCATGACAGGAAGAATCTCGCGCCTGTGTGTGCTGCTGCCACCTGCAGGAGATGATGCCTCTGTGTGCTGCTGCCACTGCACTATATATTCCTGTGTTTTGAGACTCGCCTCTTCTCATCATCCCACTTCCTCTTTTCGTTCCtgtgaagagaggagaaggatgggGAACTGCCAAGCACCGGAGGCGGTGGTGATTCAGCACCCGGGTGGGAGGGAGGAGCAGCTTTACTGGCCGATGAGCGCTGCGGACGTGATGAAGAGCAACCCGGGCTACCACGTGGCCCTCGTCACGCTCTGCGTCTCCGAGGAGCGGggggacggcggcggcggcgtcgtcCGGTTGACGCGCGTGAGGCTGCTTAAGCCCAAGGACGTGCTCTTGCTCGGCCAAGTGTATCGGCTGGTCACCTCCCAAGGTTCCAATCCGCTCCTTGTAATCCCTGCTCGCTTGCTTAGCCTTCTGATTTGGCCTGACAGTGAACGTCCACTGATTCTTTCGCGGACAGAGGTCACCATGGCTCTGAGggcgaggaagcaggagaagcttAACAAGTGCCAGCAGCACAGAACAAACGATCAG GTGGCGAAGCAGGAGACGGATCGGCAACGGAGCGGCACGCAGATGGCAGCGAGGACCCGACAGTGGCGTCCTTCTCTGCAGAGCATCGCAGAAGCTGCGAGCTGA